The proteins below come from a single Mya arenaria isolate MELC-2E11 chromosome 6, ASM2691426v1 genomic window:
- the LOC128237714 gene encoding uncharacterized protein LOC128237714 has product MAKVSNSSKLPQGACTTSTKERHSKVENKNANLRISPRTGVARSKVHYQRRKKGKKDVTILEVIILEIHIVCAADFSAFIRHVLSSFQEFSVYIRFNGGDYRCFVLLEVPEEFEITEENQHVKTCSYFSDVPITDFVVRTSSSAGSFLVQRKTPDCQQLFDKLQLYVKNHLCPHKVDLSKKRLTDSIYDEDSLHNVFYHHGHMIVENRSSDTTTGTNKNRDLVISLKGITGTVFPHDNSSFTNSAFPASSYKSIVYDGGILLPTPSHWKAGISMGEDANAHKQNNISTLESAKAEDKPRMNRKRPRYPGKCSVEIRLDTFNAWPHSAPTPQMLAVAGFFFTGDADLVRCHQCGIGLKDFSPVDDPMSEHIKNAGNCDFLIDLYGITGLEQKRKPWIIEVIHQLGDITL; this is encoded by the exons ATGGCAAAAGTGTCTAATTCATCAAAGCTCCCACAAGGAGCATGTACTACATCTACTAAAGAGAGACATTCTAAAgtggaaaataaaaatgcgAATCTTAGAATATCACCACGGACAGGAGTGGCAAGGTCTAAAGTTCACTATCAAAGACGGAAGAAAGGCAAAAAGGATGTGACCATTTTAGAAGTAATCATCCTCGAGATTCACATTGTGTGTGCGGCAGATTTCAGTGCCTTTATTCGGCATGTACTGTCCAGTTTTCAAGAGTTTTCGGTGTATATTCGGTTTAATGGCGGTGATTATCGCTGTTTCGTATTGCTTGAAGTACCGGAAGAGTTCGAAATTACAGAGGAAAATCAACATGTAAAGACATGTTCTTATTTCTCTGATGTACCTATTACGGACTTTGTTGTAAGGACGTCGAGTTCTGCGGGGTCTTTCTTGGTACAAAGAAAGACACCAGACTGCCAGCAGCTGTTTGATAAGCTTCAGTTGTACGTTAAGAATCACTTATGTCCACATAAAGTTGATCTGTCGAAGAAACGGTTGACGGACTCGATCTATGACGAGGACTCTCTGCACAACGTGTTTTACCATCATGGTCATATGATAGTTGAAAACAGGAGCTCTGACACCACTACCGGAACAAACAAGAACAGAGATCTTGTTATTTCGCTGAAGGGGATTACAGGAACGGTTTTTCCCCATGATAATAGTTCTTTTACAAATTCAGCATTTCCAGCAAGTTCATACAAAAGCATAGTCTACGATGGCGGCATATTGTTACCAACTCCTTCACATTGGAAGGCAGGGATTAGCATGGGCGAAGATGCAAATgctcataaacaaaacaatatttcaacccTAGAGAGCGCTAAGGCCGAAGACAAACCACGAATGAACAGAAAACGGCCTCGCTACCCAGGGAAATGCTCCGTGGAAATCAGACTGGACACGTTTAACGCCTGGCCGCATTCAGCACCTACCCCACAAATGCTTGCAGTAGCTGGCTTCTTTTTCACGG GCGATGCGGACCTGGTTCGGTGCCACCAGTGCGGTATCGGTCTTAAAGACTTCAGCCCGGTTGACGATCCGATGTCAGAGCACATTAAAAACGCTGGCAATTGTGACTTCCTCATTGACTTGTATGGAATTACTGGATTGGAACAGAAAAGG aaaCCTTGGATTATTGAAGTTATTCACCAACTTGGCGATATTACTTTATGA
- the LOC128238170 gene encoding baculoviral IAP repeat-containing protein 7-like isoform X2, which translates to MASFSRAMRTLFGATSAVSNSKTSARLAIHYQSILNTLAAVTSSLTYMGLLDWNRKGPGIIQLLIRTEILQCLINDPETLRKRQLESFHTQTAPDRTNRRPEFACYEARLDTFDGWSEDVSQKPHQLADAGLYFTGVEDHVRCFACDGGLWQWDAGDDPWVEHCRWFPACHFARTSKGDQYIERIQASIDQGEDLSELEETRPSGKDDTTLGLTKLEQHRRTLTAEEIKEDAIQHRKYGNISPTLNDLNIRKRNEIRPIQQEAAAAVDRHESIFEENSRLKHILKCQWCNVNNVNALFLPCAHHRMCMECASKHDITVCFVCDRHIREIIKTFMG; encoded by the exons ATGGCTTCTTTTTCACGG gCGATGCGGACTTTGTTCGGTGCCACCAGTGCGGTATCGAACTCAAAGACTTCAGCCCGTTTGGCGATCCATTATCAGAGCATATTAAACACGCTGGCAGCTGTGACTTCCTCACTGACTTATATGGGATTACTGGATTGGAACAGAAAAGG CCCTGGTATTATTCAACTGTTGATACGAACTGAAATATTACAGTGTCTGATTAACGATCCTGAAACTTTAAGAAAACGGCAGCTTGAATCGTTCCATACACAAACAGCCCCAG ATAGAACAAACCGACGACCCGAGTTCGCGTGCTATGAGGCCCGCCTGGACACATTTGATGGTTGGTCGGAAGATGTGTCTCAGAAGCCGCACCAGCTTGCAGACGCTGGTCTGTACTTCACAG GTGTTGAAGATCATGTGCGGTGTTTTGCATGTGACGGAGGACTGTGGCAGTGGGATGCGGGAGACGACCCTTGGGTGGAGCACTGCCGATGGTTTCCGGCCTGTCACTTCGCAAGGACATCTAAGGGGGACCAATATATCGAACGCATTCAGGCTTCCATCGACCAAGGGGAGGACTTGTCAGAACTG GAGGAAACAAGACCTTCTGGTAAAGACGACACCACGTTGGGGTTAACGAAGCTCGAACAACACCGGCGTACGTTGACTGCCGAAGAAATTAAAGAGGACGCCATTCAGCATAGAAAATATG GAAATATCTCTCCAACATTAAATGATCTTAATATACGGAAACGGAATGAAATTCGACCAATTCAACaggaagcagcagcagcagtggACAGACATG AAAGCATATTTGAAGAGAACTCTCGTTTAAAGCACATCTTGAAATGCCAGTGGTGTAATGTCAATAACGTGAATGCACTGTTTCTGCCATGTGCGCATCACCGGATGTGCATGGAGTGCGCGAGCAAACATGACATCAcggtgtgttttgtttgtgacCGGCATATCAGGGAAATCATTAAAACGTTCATGGGCTGA
- the LOC128238170 gene encoding baculoviral IAP repeat-containing protein 7-A-like isoform X1 — MVKMPITSKLPKGASALRERHTKSDNKNAILKRSPRKGVARSKCHHQRGKKSKRDVTILEVIIFGIHIVNAANFSAFIRHVLSSFQEFTVFFWYKDGQYRCFVLLDSQEELEITEENQNVQICTYLPEVPFTDFVVRTSRTAGSFLVLCKILDCLQMFNKLQWYVNDDLCSYKVDLSKKQLTELPFEYDTPDNICHYGDYILGENKSSDTTTVKNKILDLVVPLKGIEIYAFPCLKSYFNQLALPTNSYKNIIYNDGELLPNPPQWRPGIKHGGVENAHEQNNISTLESARTNDISRSKRRRPRYPGKCTMESRLDTFTTWSHSAPTPQTLAADGFFFTGDADFVRCHQCGIELKDFSPFGDPLSEHIKHAGSCDFLTDLYGITGLEQKRCLINDPETLRKRQLESFHTQTAPDRTNRRPEFACYEARLDTFDGWSEDVSQKPHQLADAGLYFTGVEDHVRCFACDGGLWQWDAGDDPWVEHCRWFPACHFARTSKGDQYIERIQASIDQGEDLSELEETRPSGKDDTTLGLTKLEQHRRTLTAEEIKEDAIQHRKYGNISPTLNDLNIRKRNEIRPIQQEAAAAVDRHESIFEENSRLKHILKCQWCNVNNVNALFLPCAHHRMCMECASKHDITVCFVCDRHIREIIKTFMG, encoded by the exons ATGGTTAAAATGCCTATTACATCAAAGCTCCCGAAAGGAGCAAGCGCTCTTAGAGAGAGACATACTAAATCGGACAATAAAAATGCGATTCTTAAAAGATCCCCACGGAAAGGAGTTGCAAGGTCTAAATGCCACCATCAAAGAGGGAAGAAAAGCAAAAGGGATGTAACAATTTTAGAAGTAATTATCTTCGGGATTCACATTGTGAACGCCGCGAATTTCAGTGCCTTTATTCGGCATGTTCTGTCAAGTTTTCAAGAATTTACGGTGTTCTTTTGGTATAAGGACGGTCAATATCGCTGTTTCGTGTTGCTTGATTCACAAGAGGAGCTCGAAATTACGGAGGAGAATCAAAATGTACAGATATGTACCTATCTCCCCGAGGTACCTTTTACGGACTTTGTGGTAAGGACGTCGAGAACTGCGGGGTCTTTCTTGGTACTATGTAAGATACTAGACTGTCTGCAGATGTTTAACAAGCTTCAATGGTATGTGAACGACGacctttgttcatataaagttGATCTGTCAAAGAAACAGTTGACGGAATTGCCCTTTGAATATGACACTCCCGACAACATTTGTCATTATGGTGACTATATTTTAGGTGAAAATAAGAGCTCTGACACAACAACCGTGAAAAACAAGATCCTTGATCTGGTCGTTCCGCTCAAAGGAATTGAAATTTATGCTTTTCCctgtttaaaaagttatttcaatcAGTTAGCATTACCAAcaaattcatacaaaaacataatctACAATGACGGTGAATTGCTCCCGAATCCCCCGCAATGGCGGCCAGGGATTAAACATGGTGGAGTGGAAAATGCTCATGAGCAGAACAACATCTCAACCTTAGAGAGCGCAAGGACAAATGACATATCACGAAGCAAAAGAAGACGGCCTCGCTATCCAGGGAAATGTACCATGGAAAGCAGACTAGACACGTTTACCACCTGGTCGCATTCAGCACCCACCCCACAAACGCTTGCAGCAGATGGCTTCTTTTTCACGG gCGATGCGGACTTTGTTCGGTGCCACCAGTGCGGTATCGAACTCAAAGACTTCAGCCCGTTTGGCGATCCATTATCAGAGCATATTAAACACGCTGGCAGCTGTGACTTCCTCACTGACTTATATGGGATTACTGGATTGGAACAGAAAAGG TGTCTGATTAACGATCCTGAAACTTTAAGAAAACGGCAGCTTGAATCGTTCCATACACAAACAGCCCCAG ATAGAACAAACCGACGACCCGAGTTCGCGTGCTATGAGGCCCGCCTGGACACATTTGATGGTTGGTCGGAAGATGTGTCTCAGAAGCCGCACCAGCTTGCAGACGCTGGTCTGTACTTCACAG GTGTTGAAGATCATGTGCGGTGTTTTGCATGTGACGGAGGACTGTGGCAGTGGGATGCGGGAGACGACCCTTGGGTGGAGCACTGCCGATGGTTTCCGGCCTGTCACTTCGCAAGGACATCTAAGGGGGACCAATATATCGAACGCATTCAGGCTTCCATCGACCAAGGGGAGGACTTGTCAGAACTG GAGGAAACAAGACCTTCTGGTAAAGACGACACCACGTTGGGGTTAACGAAGCTCGAACAACACCGGCGTACGTTGACTGCCGAAGAAATTAAAGAGGACGCCATTCAGCATAGAAAATATG GAAATATCTCTCCAACATTAAATGATCTTAATATACGGAAACGGAATGAAATTCGACCAATTCAACaggaagcagcagcagcagtggACAGACATG AAAGCATATTTGAAGAGAACTCTCGTTTAAAGCACATCTTGAAATGCCAGTGGTGTAATGTCAATAACGTGAATGCACTGTTTCTGCCATGTGCGCATCACCGGATGTGCATGGAGTGCGCGAGCAAACATGACATCAcggtgtgttttgtttgtgacCGGCATATCAGGGAAATCATTAAAACGTTCATGGGCTGA
- the LOC128238420 gene encoding baculoviral IAP repeat-containing protein 3-like translates to MKPTPTSKDSGLSERQKNFQGYINTTRTSRGFIYCNPLFVPAGQDFDRNQGNQSCHDSTILRPEYASYKARLATFNDWPEAESQRPQLLAKAGFYYTGFADKVFCFACDCCLRQLEEGADPWVQHCRECPFVKPTEGDECIDEKKASIHQAKELEEANNLDADILTHNREHDHPLQRCDVNEATLNK, encoded by the exons ATGAAGCCAACACCGACATCGAAAGATTCCGGTTTAAGTGAACGGCAGAAAAACTTCCAGGGCTACATAAACACAACAAGGACAAGTCGTGGGTTTATTTATTGCAACCCGCTTTTTGTTCCAGCCGGACAGGATTTTGACCGGAATCAGGGAAACCAAAGTTGTCACG ATTCTACAATCTTAAGACCCGAGTACGCAAGCTATAAGGCGCGATTGGCAACATTTAACGACTGGCCGGAAGCGGAGTCTCAGAGGCCGCAGCTGCTGGCTAAAGCTGGGTTCTACTATACAG GGTTCGCCGACAAGGTGTTTTGTTTTGCGTGTGACTGTTGTCTGCGGCAGTTGGAAGAAGGAGCAGATCCTTGGGTTCAGCACTGCCGTGAGTGTCCTTTTGTCAAGCCCACCGAGGGGGATGAGTGCATTGATGAGAAAAAGGCGTCTATTCATCAAGCAAAGGAG cTTGAAGAAGCGAACAATTTAGATGCAGACATTTTGACACACAACAGAGAGCACG ATCACCCACTGCAACGTTGTGACGTTAATGAGGCCACACTTAACAAATAG
- the LOC128238418 gene encoding inhibitor of apoptosis protein-like → MLQCLINDPETLRRQQLESFQTQKAPDITYRRPEYASYDARLATYNGWPEKMSQKPYQLADAGLYYTGVEDHVRCFACDGGLRQWNVGDYPWVEHCRWFPACPFARRTKGDQYIAQVQASVEQGEDFSEMEETRPVSQHQEKYPEDIVTSGIDNITLGSPELEEHQRTCTEELGFHAKEFKEALIRLRTSGNIRPTLEDLIFCIGDIQKQREIQQLQQETVKVDTPESILEENARLKHILKCQLCNVNNVNALFLPCAHHRLCMECASKYDVEVCPICDRPIREIVKTFMG, encoded by the exons atgttgCAGTGTCTGATCAATGATCCTGAAACTTTAAGAAGACAGCAGCTGGAATCGTTCCAAACACAAAAGGCACCAG ATATAACATACCGAAGACCCGAGTATGCAAGCTATGACGCACGCCTGGCTACATATAACGGCTGGCCGGAAAAGATGTCTCAGAAGCCCTACCAGCTGGCAGACGCTGGTCTGTACTACACAG GTGTTGAAGATCATGTGCGGTGTTTCGCGTGTGACGGAGGACTGCGACAGTGGAATGTGGGGGACTACCCTTGGGTAGAGCACTGCCGCTGGTTTCCGGCTTGTCCCTTCGCCAGGAGAACCAAGGGAGACCAATATATCGCGCAGGTTCAGGCTTCCGTCGAACAAGGGGAGGACTTTTCAGAAATG gAGGAAACAAGACCTGTGTCCCAGCATCAGGAAAAGTATCCTGAAGACATTGTGACTTCCGGTATAGACAACATCACGCTTGGGAGCCCGGAGCTCGAGGAACACCAACGCACGTGCACTGAGGAGCTTGGGTTTCACGCCAAGGAGTTTAAAGAGGCCCTCATTCGACTTAGAACAAGTG GAAATATCCGTCCAACCTTGGAAGATCTTATCTTCTGCATAGGCGATATCCAAAAACAGAGGGAAATTCAACAATTGCAACAGGAAACAGTAAAAGTGGACACCCCAG AAAGCATACTTGAAGAGAACGCTCGCCTAAAGCACATCTTGAAATGCCAGCTCTGTAATGTCAATAACGTAAACGCACTGTTCTTGCCATGTGCGCATCACCGACTGTGCATGGAGTGCGCGAGCAAATATGACGTCGAGGTGTGTCCCATTTGTGACCGGCCGATCAGGGAAATCGTTAAAACATTCATGggttga
- the LOC128239254 gene encoding uncharacterized protein LOC128239254 has protein sequence MEVLRRKLVENKAAILADLDLNRELLSMLSRMEVLDITDCVKLQQIESVREKNILFVEMLQEKITEETYTGLIECLQKTKQEAVITHLMDVREEMMILSHIQTQLDDRLDEMTKYLSTEERRAGIYLTEAPVDDPSDIPSMTEEEVWKNVQTTMKKSNQQLNRCKAVIIKLHQDCATVAKQNTDIIEHTKECDAKIKSVLSYGRQSAKQNTVPKKTQDLFGNLMDDIEKLVKSRRNVIDKETEGKRHSTRIVRQCRDWIEGRSVVLTKLASTPGPGAYRSAEDGKPLVPFKRPAPKVANNGTISILDSLQLLEQELQDYIHKEILVTDKLELRLKHLQEKVHGFNVHGIGDVESALENIGKDPEHVEENLAIVRSCIKEINKEYSECCAFLKRVRPPEQGNTATQENASPSKKDPKLTARSWPSNFKRGHNSDGGRNKHIDNYSNPHVKSEPNQLLEQLKEFISKHEELKSEDQVVGNKYRAEMSKRKRDMEIAVQRKDDQIMRLQLENKEATAEKEKYRKLYNDTKIGVQRNFEAN, from the exons ATGGAAGTTCTGCGGAGAAAACTTGTAGAAAACAAGGCTGCCATACTGGCTGACCTTGACCTAAACAGAGAATTACTGTCGATGCTCTCCCGAATGGAGGTACTCGACATCACTGACTGTGTTAAATTACAG CAAATAGAGAGCGTAAGAGAGaagaacattttgtttgtgGAGATGCTACAGGAGAAAATTACCGAAGAGACTTATACCGGGCTTATTGAGTGTCTACAGAAAACGAAACAAGAGGCAGTAATTACCCACTTGATGGACGTGAGGGAGGAGATGATGATTCTTTCACATA TTCAGACTCAGCTGGATGACCGTTTGGATGAAATGACAAAGTACTTGAGTACAGAAGAACGCCGCGCAGGCATATATCTAACTGAAGCCCCGGTCGATGATCCCAGCGATATACCTTCAATGACAGAGGAAGAGGTATGGAAAAACGTGCAAACAACTATGAAGAAATCCAACCAACAATTGAACCGGTGTAAGGCTGTAATCATCAAACTACACCAAGACTGCGCAACTGTTGCCAAACAGAATACTGATATCATTGAACATACTAAAGAGTGTGATGCAAAAATCAAAAGTGTCCTATCGTATGGGAGACAGTCTGCAAAGCAAAATACAGTTCCAAAGAAAACTCAGGATCTATTTGGAAATCTTATGGATGATATTGAGAAACTAGTGAAATCTAGGAGAAATGTTATTGATAAAGAAACAGAAGGTAAGAGACATTCCACTAGGATTGTAAGGCAATGTCGAGATTGGATCGAGGGAAGGTCGGTTGTCCTTACCAAACTAGCTTCTACACCTGGTCCGGGAGCCTACAGGAGCGCGGAAGATGGGAAGCCGCTTGTGCCTTTTAAACGACCAGCTCCAAAAGTTGCTAACAATGGAACGATATCAATTCTTGATTCATTACAGTTACTTGAACAAGAGCTTCAGGACTATATTCACAAGGAGATATTGGTGACAGACAAGTTGGAACTGCGATTAAAACATTTGCAGGAAAAAGTTCATGGTTTTAATGTACATGGTATTGGTGATGTTGAAAGTGCTTTAGAGAATATAGGCAAGGACCCTGAGCATGTAGAAGAAAATCTTGCGATTGTTAGATCCTGTATAAAAGAGATAAACAAAGAATACAGTGAATGTTGTGCTTTTCTTAAAAGAGTCAGACCTCCTGAACAAGGAAATACTGCGACGCAGGAAAATGCTTCTCCCAGTAAGAAAGATCCAAAACTAACGGCACGAAGTTGGCCATCGAATTTTAAAAGAGGACACAACTCTGACGGtggaagaaataaacatatcgACAATTATTCTAACCCACATGTGAAGTCTGAACCTAATCAACTTCTAGAGCAGTTAAAGGAATTCATATCAAAACATGAGGAGCTTAAAAGCGAAGACCAGGTGGTAGGCAATAAGTACAGGGCTGAAATGTCAAAACGAAAGAGAGATATGGAGATCGCTGTGCAAAGGAAAGATGACCAGATAATGCGGCTACAGCTTGAAAATAAAGAAGCCACtgctgaaaaagaaaaatatagaaaactaTACAACGACACCAAGATTGGCGTTCAAAGAAACTTTGAAGCAAATTGA